One Nocardia iowensis DNA window includes the following coding sequences:
- a CDS encoding carboxylesterase/lipase family protein, producing the protein MVASTDIKTADGVVRGRRGRRVLRWRSLPYAAPPVGELRFRAPQPVEPWAGVRESTEFGFAAMQHRAGARIGPRRYQPTHEDSLTLNVTVPATPSAAPRPVLVFIHGGGYLTGTSALGLYSGGRLAVRGDAVLVSLNYRLGAFGYVDFGEFSTPAHSFESNLGLRDQVAALAWVRTNIAAFGGDPGNVTIFGESAGAHAVLSLLATPTSKGLFHQAISQSPPADWAMTADDARQFARRCVDALGATPDTAAEALLTASANDIRRAVDRTSNRVLRERRGLFPVAPMVDGDFLPQAPIDAITEGNAHRVPLIIGTNRDEGTLFAKFADSLPTTPERLRAALPDDDAESRIAAVYPGYPASRAAVRAGGDFVFWRPSVTAMAGHSRYAPTYAYRYDFAPRSLHLAGLGATHASDLIPVFGVGETPFGRAITAAGGRRGLQAVTHQFQDNWLAFARTGAPLPSWPAYTESRRTTLIIDAPTRLEHDPDKAKRLAWQGVRVPTLAGPIT; encoded by the coding sequence ATGGTGGCATCGACAGATATCAAGACCGCCGACGGAGTCGTTCGCGGTCGTCGCGGCCGCCGCGTGTTGCGCTGGCGCTCCCTCCCCTATGCCGCGCCGCCGGTGGGCGAGTTGCGGTTTCGGGCACCGCAACCGGTCGAGCCGTGGGCGGGAGTGCGGGAGAGCACCGAGTTCGGTTTCGCCGCCATGCAGCATCGGGCAGGTGCGCGGATCGGGCCGCGCCGGTACCAACCGACCCACGAGGACTCACTGACACTGAATGTCACCGTGCCCGCGACACCTTCAGCGGCACCGCGCCCGGTGCTGGTGTTCATCCACGGCGGCGGCTACCTCACCGGCACCTCCGCGCTCGGGCTGTATTCCGGCGGGCGGCTCGCCGTGCGCGGGGATGCGGTGCTGGTGTCGCTGAATTACCGGCTCGGCGCGTTCGGTTATGTCGATTTCGGCGAATTCTCCACGCCCGCACATTCTTTCGAGTCCAATCTGGGCTTGCGCGATCAGGTCGCCGCGCTGGCGTGGGTGCGCACCAATATCGCCGCGTTCGGTGGCGATCCCGGCAACGTCACCATCTTCGGCGAGTCGGCGGGCGCGCACGCGGTGCTCAGCCTGCTGGCTACGCCGACCTCGAAAGGGCTTTTTCACCAAGCGATTTCGCAGAGCCCACCGGCCGACTGGGCGATGACCGCCGACGATGCCCGCCAGTTCGCCAGGCGCTGCGTCGACGCGCTCGGTGCGACTCCGGACACGGCGGCCGAGGCGCTGCTCACCGCCAGCGCCAACGACATTCGGCGCGCCGTCGACCGCACCAGCAACCGGGTGCTGCGCGAACGACGTGGCCTGTTCCCCGTCGCGCCGATGGTCGACGGCGACTTTCTCCCGCAGGCGCCGATCGATGCGATCACCGAAGGCAACGCGCATCGCGTTCCGCTGATCATCGGCACGAACCGGGATGAAGGGACGCTGTTCGCGAAGTTCGCCGACTCGCTGCCGACCACACCCGAGCGACTGCGCGCCGCACTGCCCGACGATGACGCCGAATCCCGGATCGCCGCGGTATATCCCGGCTATCCGGCATCGAGGGCTGCGGTGCGTGCCGGTGGCGACTTCGTCTTCTGGCGGCCGTCGGTCACCGCGATGGCCGGGCACAGTCGCTATGCCCCCACCTACGCCTACCGTTACGACTTCGCCCCGCGCTCACTACATCTCGCTGGCCTCGGCGCCACCCACGCCTCCGACCTGATCCCGGTATTCGGCGTGGGCGAGACGCCGTTCGGCCGCGCCATCACCGCCGCGGGCGGCCGTCGCGGCCTGCAGGCCGTCACCCACCAATTCCAGGACAACTGGCTGGCCTTCGCCCGGACCGGCGCACCGCTGCCCTCCTGGCCTGCCTACACCGAGTCGCGGCGCACCACCCTGATCATCGACGCACCCACGCGCCTGGAACACGACCCGGACAAGGCCAAACGCCTTGCCTGGCAAGGCGTTCGCGTGCCGACGTTGGCCGGACCGATTACTTGA
- a CDS encoding Fpg/Nei family DNA glycosylase gives MPELPEVEALAQFLREHAVGAVVGRVDVAALSAVKTFDPPVTALSGRDVTGAGRWGKFLGMECGGLWLITHLSRGGWLRWIDEPSQTPPKPGGKSPLALRVHFFTPEGATPAIDLTEAGTKKRLAVYIVDDPKLVPGIARLGPDALDVTEEQFTEILRGTSQRIKTAIVDQTLLAGIGNAYSDEILHTARISPFANTKTLAADKVSELYAAMRAVLTDAVRRSVGQDAARLKGEKRSGMQVHARTGMPCPVCGDTVREVSYAERSFQYCPTCQTGGKILADRRMSRLLK, from the coding sequence GTGCCCGAACTACCTGAAGTGGAGGCGCTGGCGCAGTTTCTGCGAGAACATGCCGTCGGCGCGGTGGTGGGGCGCGTGGATGTGGCGGCGTTGAGCGCCGTCAAGACTTTCGATCCGCCGGTGACCGCGCTGTCCGGGCGGGACGTGACCGGGGCGGGGCGCTGGGGGAAGTTTCTCGGGATGGAATGCGGCGGGTTGTGGCTGATCACCCACCTGTCCCGGGGTGGCTGGCTGCGCTGGATCGATGAACCGAGTCAGACGCCGCCGAAGCCGGGCGGTAAGAGTCCGCTGGCGCTGCGGGTGCATTTCTTCACCCCGGAGGGCGCGACGCCCGCCATCGATCTCACCGAGGCGGGGACCAAGAAGCGGCTCGCGGTCTACATCGTCGATGACCCGAAGCTGGTGCCGGGCATCGCGCGGCTCGGACCGGACGCGCTCGACGTGACCGAGGAACAATTCACCGAGATCCTGCGTGGCACCTCGCAGCGGATCAAGACCGCGATCGTCGACCAGACGTTGCTGGCGGGTATCGGCAACGCCTACTCCGACGAAATCCTGCACACCGCGCGCATCTCGCCCTTCGCCAATACCAAAACCCTTGCGGCGGACAAGGTTTCCGAGCTGTACGCGGCCATGCGCGCGGTGCTGACCGACGCCGTGCGGCGGTCGGTCGGCCAGGACGCCGCCCGGCTGAAGGGCGAAAAGCGGTCCGGCATGCAGGTGCATGCCCGCACCGGCATGCCGTGCCCGGTCTGCGGTGACACCGTCCGCGAGGTCTCCTACGCCGAGCGCTCTTTCCAGTACTGCCCGACCTGTCAGACCGGCGGCAAGATCCTCGCCGACCGGCGGATGTCGCGACTGCTCAAGTAA
- the cobF gene encoding precorrin-6A synthase (deacetylating), with product MRMLSVIGIGAGDPDQVTVQAIKAMRRVDVFFVIGKGADKRELVEVRAAILAEHVDRPYRIVEIADPPRDRAPADYQGVVEDWHERRSALLEEAFSQVDGVGGILVWGDPALYDSTLRMIERVLARGAVRFDYEVIPGVTSVQALAARHRMVLHRIGEPVHITTGRRLREDGLTGSAVVMLDGDCSFTQVPGDDIHIWWGAYLGMLDETLIEGPLREVEQRIVTSRDRLRAEKGWIMDIYLLRRG from the coding sequence ATGCGCATGCTCTCCGTGATCGGCATCGGTGCGGGCGATCCCGACCAGGTGACCGTGCAGGCCATCAAGGCGATGCGCCGGGTCGATGTGTTCTTCGTCATCGGCAAGGGCGCGGACAAGCGCGAACTGGTCGAGGTGCGGGCCGCGATCCTGGCCGAGCACGTCGACCGGCCGTATCGGATCGTGGAGATCGCCGACCCGCCGCGCGACCGCGCACCGGCCGACTATCAGGGTGTGGTCGAGGACTGGCACGAGCGGCGCTCCGCGCTGCTGGAGGAAGCCTTTTCGCAGGTCGACGGGGTCGGTGGGATTCTGGTGTGGGGCGATCCCGCGCTGTACGACAGCACCCTGCGGATGATCGAGCGGGTGCTGGCGCGCGGTGCGGTGCGCTTCGACTACGAGGTGATTCCCGGTGTCACCAGCGTGCAAGCACTGGCCGCTCGGCACCGCATGGTGTTGCACCGCATCGGTGAACCGGTGCACATCACCACGGGAAGGCGGTTGCGCGAGGACGGGCTCACCGGTTCCGCCGTGGTGATGCTGGACGGCGACTGCTCGTTCACCCAGGTCCCCGGCGACGACATCCACATCTGGTGGGGCGCCTACCTGGGAATGCTGGACGAAACGCTGATCGAAGGCCCGCTGCGCGAAGTGGAGCAGCGGATCGTCACCAGCCGCGACCGGCTGCGCGCCGAGAAGGGCTGGATCATGGACATCTACCTCCTGCGCCGGGGCTGA
- a CDS encoding thymidylate synthase, protein MATDTQYEDLLRLVLESGTKKADRTGTGTRSIFGHQLRYDLSAGFPLITTKKVHLKSIVYELLWFLRGESNVGWLQEHGVSIWDEWADADGELGPVYGVQWRSWPTPDGMHIDQISEVLQTLRTNPDSRRMLVSAWNVSELDKMALAPCHAFFQFYVADGRLSCQLYQRSADLFLGVPFNIASYALLTHMVAQQTELEPGDFIWTGGDCHIYDNHLDQVREQLTREPYPFPTLRLRPAPTLFDYVYEDVEVVDYQHHPAIKAPVAV, encoded by the coding sequence GTGGCGACCGATACCCAGTACGAGGACTTGCTCCGACTGGTGCTGGAATCCGGCACGAAAAAAGCGGACCGCACCGGCACCGGAACGCGCAGCATCTTCGGCCATCAGCTGCGCTACGACCTCTCGGCAGGCTTCCCGCTGATCACCACGAAAAAGGTGCATCTCAAGTCGATCGTCTACGAACTGCTCTGGTTCCTGCGCGGCGAGTCCAATGTGGGCTGGCTGCAAGAGCATGGCGTCTCCATCTGGGACGAATGGGCCGACGCCGACGGCGAACTGGGCCCGGTCTACGGCGTGCAGTGGCGGTCCTGGCCGACCCCGGACGGCATGCACATCGACCAGATCTCCGAGGTATTGCAGACGCTGCGGACCAATCCGGACTCCCGGCGCATGCTCGTGTCCGCCTGGAACGTTTCCGAGCTGGACAAGATGGCGCTCGCCCCCTGCCACGCGTTCTTCCAGTTCTATGTGGCCGACGGCAGACTGTCCTGCCAGCTGTATCAGCGCAGCGCGGACCTCTTCCTCGGCGTGCCGTTCAATATCGCCAGCTACGCCCTGCTCACCCACATGGTCGCGCAGCAGACCGAGCTGGAGCCCGGTGATTTCATCTGGACCGGCGGCGACTGCCACATCTATGACAACCACCTCGACCAGGTCCGCGAACAGCTGACCCGCGAGCCGTACCCGTTCCCCACGCTGCGGCTGCGCCCGGCGCCGACGCTGTTCGACTACGTCTACGAGGACGTGGAAGTGGTCGACTACCAGCATCATCCGGCGATCAAGGCCCCGGTGGCCGTGTGA
- a CDS encoding dihydrofolate reductase — MSARTIGLIWAQTPDGVIGFQNTIPWRVPEDMANFKKVTMGHPVVMGRRTWDSLPPKFRPLAGRRNIVVTRQTDWAAEGAERAASVAEALALGDQDTVWVMGGGEIYRAAMDFATDLLVTEVDTTVEGDAYAPPIGPEWTADDTAPWHESSTGLRYRTRRYTRGRPD; from the coding sequence GTGAGTGCCCGCACCATCGGACTGATCTGGGCACAAACCCCGGACGGGGTGATCGGTTTCCAGAACACCATCCCCTGGCGGGTGCCCGAGGACATGGCCAACTTCAAGAAGGTCACCATGGGACATCCCGTGGTGATGGGTAGGCGCACCTGGGATTCGCTGCCGCCGAAATTCCGCCCGCTGGCCGGACGCCGCAACATCGTGGTGACCAGGCAGACCGACTGGGCGGCGGAGGGGGCCGAACGGGCCGCTTCAGTGGCCGAGGCGCTGGCGCTCGGCGATCAGGACACCGTGTGGGTGATGGGTGGCGGTGAGATCTACCGCGCCGCTATGGATTTTGCGACCGACCTGCTCGTCACCGAGGTGGACACCACCGTCGAGGGCGACGCCTACGCCCCACCCATCGGCCCTGAATGGACCGCCGACGACACCGCGCCGTGGCACGAATCGAGCACCGGTCTGCGGTACCGGACCCGGCGCTATACCCGCGGCCGACCCGACTAG
- a CDS encoding cupin domain-containing protein yields the protein MDKKSLTAVARQQLKLASTATSGRSSQTIFGGHANSLRQTVVGLSAGQSLAEHDNNGESTLLVLSGTLTLISGSNEWKGSAGDLLVVPKARHSVKAVDDVAFLLTVATPQ from the coding sequence ATGGACAAGAAATCGCTGACTGCGGTTGCTCGCCAACAGCTCAAGTTGGCCAGCACTGCCACTAGCGGGCGCAGTTCGCAAACCATCTTCGGCGGTCACGCGAATTCGCTGCGGCAGACCGTGGTCGGACTCAGCGCGGGTCAGAGCCTGGCCGAGCACGACAACAATGGGGAATCCACCCTGCTCGTGCTCAGCGGCACCCTGACCTTGATCAGCGGCAGCAATGAGTGGAAGGGCTCCGCGGGCGACCTGCTCGTGGTGCCCAAGGCCAGGCACAGCGTCAAGGCCGTCGACGACGTGGCGTTCCTGCTGACCGTGGCCACGCCACAGTAG
- a CDS encoding Dyp-type peroxidase, which yields MSEPQPILDPLTPAAIFLVATIDEGGEAVVRDTLADISGLRRSVGFRIPGAGLTCVTSIGSAAWDRLFAGPRPAELHEFPGFVGEHHQAPATPGDLLFHIRAENQDACFELAMTIADRLAGAVTIVDETVGFRYFEQRDLLGFVDGTENPEGRAAYAAALVGDEDPEFRGGSYVVVQKYLHPLADWRALSVEEQEKVIGRTKLDDFELSDADQPADSHVAVNTIVDADGTERQILRANMPFGSVKDGEFGTYYVAYAATPTVTELMLTRMFVGTEEAAYDRLLDFSIAVTGTSFFAPPLDFLDELPPPPDEASAAKNVQPNDIGSGSLGIGTLKRSMQS from the coding sequence ATGAGCGAGCCTCAGCCGATCCTCGATCCGCTCACCCCGGCCGCGATCTTCCTGGTCGCCACCATCGACGAGGGCGGCGAGGCGGTCGTGCGGGACACGCTCGCCGACATTTCCGGTCTGCGCCGCTCGGTCGGGTTCCGCATCCCCGGTGCGGGGCTCACCTGCGTCACCTCGATCGGTTCCGCGGCCTGGGACCGGCTCTTCGCCGGCCCGAGGCCCGCCGAACTGCACGAATTCCCCGGCTTCGTCGGCGAGCACCACCAGGCGCCCGCCACCCCGGGCGACCTCCTGTTCCACATCAGGGCGGAGAACCAGGACGCCTGCTTCGAACTCGCCATGACGATCGCCGACCGGCTGGCCGGCGCCGTGACGATCGTGGACGAGACGGTCGGCTTCCGCTACTTCGAACAGCGCGATCTGCTCGGCTTCGTGGACGGCACCGAGAATCCGGAAGGCCGGGCCGCGTACGCGGCCGCACTGGTCGGCGACGAAGATCCCGAATTCCGTGGCGGCAGTTATGTCGTCGTGCAGAAGTACCTGCACCCACTGGCGGATTGGCGGGCGCTGTCGGTCGAGGAGCAGGAGAAGGTGATCGGGCGCACCAAGCTCGACGACTTCGAGCTCTCCGACGCCGACCAGCCCGCGGACTCGCACGTCGCGGTGAACACCATCGTCGACGCCGACGGCACCGAGCGGCAGATCCTGCGCGCCAATATGCCGTTCGGCAGCGTCAAGGACGGCGAATTCGGCACGTACTACGTCGCTTACGCGGCGACGCCGACCGTCACCGAGCTGATGCTCACCCGGATGTTCGTCGGCACCGAGGAGGCGGCCTACGACCGCCTTCTCGACTTCTCCATCGCGGTCACCGGCACCTCGTTCTTCGCGCCACCCCTGGATTTCCTGGACGAACTTCCGCCGCCGCCGGACGAAGCCAGCGCAGCGAAAAACGTGCAGCCCAACGACATCGGCTCGGGCTCACTCGGTATCGGCACGTTGAAAAGGAGCATGCAGTCATGA
- a CDS encoding family 1 encapsulin nanocompartment shell protein → MNNLHRELAPITDEAWSAIGEEATRTFKRHIAGRRVVDLSGPHGLDYAAVGTGHTTPIAAPDEGVIARQRVVAPLVELRVPFRLSREELDNVERGANDTDLDPVKDAAKRIAFAEDRAIFEGYPAAEITGIRASSTNQAIALPNDPRLVPESVTQALTALRLAGVDGPYSALLSADLFTAVSETSDHGHPIRTHIERLIPDGEIIWAPAIDGAFVLTTRGGDYDLRIGQDLSIGYLSHDAESVQLYFQQSLTFLVYTAEAAVALEA, encoded by the coding sequence ATGAACAACCTCCATCGCGAACTCGCGCCGATCACCGACGAGGCGTGGTCGGCAATCGGGGAAGAGGCGACGCGCACCTTCAAACGGCACATCGCCGGGCGTCGCGTCGTCGACCTGTCCGGCCCGCACGGCCTCGACTACGCCGCGGTCGGCACCGGGCACACCACCCCGATCGCCGCGCCCGACGAGGGCGTCATCGCCCGGCAGCGGGTGGTCGCGCCGCTGGTCGAGCTGCGGGTGCCGTTCCGGCTCTCCCGCGAGGAACTCGACAACGTCGAACGCGGCGCCAACGACACCGACCTGGATCCGGTGAAGGACGCCGCGAAGCGAATCGCGTTCGCCGAGGACCGGGCCATCTTCGAGGGCTACCCGGCCGCCGAGATCACCGGCATCCGGGCCAGTTCGACCAACCAGGCGATCGCACTGCCGAATGATCCGCGCCTGGTGCCGGAGTCCGTCACCCAGGCGCTCACCGCATTGCGACTGGCGGGCGTGGACGGACCGTACTCGGCGCTGCTGAGCGCGGACCTCTTCACGGCGGTCAGCGAGACCTCCGACCACGGCCATCCGATCCGCACCCACATCGAGCGCCTCATTCCGGACGGCGAGATCATCTGGGCGCCCGCCATCGACGGCGCGTTCGTGCTGACCACCCGCGGCGGCGACTACGACCTGCGGATCGGCCAGGACCTGTCGATCGGCTACCTGTCGCACGACGCCGAGTCGGTGCAGCTGTACTTCCAGCAGAGCCTGACCTTTCTGGTGTACACCGCCGAGGCCGCGGTCGCGCTGGAAGCCTGA
- a CDS encoding TerD family protein, with product MTKGSNVPVPTSAVRIELGWQGGPGVPDADASALLLAAGKVRTDADFVFYNQPAHPSGAVRHEGKQQGPTVLDVLWANLDQVEPQIDSIVLAASADGGTFGQFHGLYVRLLDPGNGAEVARFDSVGASTETAFVLGELYRRQGAWKFRAVGQGYDSGLAGLATDFGISVDDAPAPAAPPHQFAPPPPPAAPPHQFAAPPPPPPPAPQYAPPQPAGPHVAPPALPGQQSGSVAPPPDAPVNLSKISLTKEAPSISLTKQGATGGVMRINLNWSGATDSRRGFGKRKRGLDLDLCCFWELTDGTKGAIGPLDGFGSLQQPPFIQLDKDDRTGAVAAGENLDINLDHTARFRRILVFASLYEGTDDFRGVHATATLYPIGSPPIEMSVSGCTDNSREMVLALIENVNGEFVVHRQGVFIRPPARRPLWGKMEVDKAYRWGLEWGRSAGK from the coding sequence ATGACAAAGGGCTCCAACGTGCCGGTGCCGACGTCCGCCGTCCGGATCGAACTGGGCTGGCAGGGCGGGCCAGGGGTGCCCGACGCCGACGCTTCGGCGCTGCTGCTGGCCGCCGGAAAGGTGCGCACGGACGCCGACTTCGTCTTCTACAACCAGCCCGCGCATCCGTCCGGCGCGGTCCGGCACGAGGGCAAGCAGCAGGGGCCGACCGTGCTCGACGTGCTGTGGGCGAACCTGGACCAGGTCGAACCGCAGATCGACAGCATCGTGCTCGCCGCGTCCGCGGATGGCGGCACCTTCGGCCAATTCCATGGCCTCTATGTACGTTTGCTGGATCCGGGCAACGGCGCCGAGGTGGCGCGATTCGACAGCGTCGGCGCGAGCACCGAGACCGCCTTCGTGCTCGGCGAGCTGTATCGGCGCCAGGGGGCGTGGAAGTTCCGCGCGGTCGGGCAGGGCTACGACTCCGGGTTGGCCGGTCTGGCCACCGATTTCGGCATCTCGGTCGACGATGCCCCGGCACCCGCCGCACCGCCGCATCAGTTCGCCCCGCCGCCACCGCCCGCCGCGCCGCCGCATCAGTTCGCCGCCCCACCGCCACCGCCCCCGCCTGCTCCGCAGTACGCACCGCCGCAACCCGCGGGTCCGCACGTCGCGCCACCGGCCCTCCCCGGGCAGCAGTCCGGATCGGTCGCACCGCCGCCGGACGCACCGGTCAACCTGAGCAAGATCTCGCTGACCAAGGAAGCGCCCTCGATTTCGCTGACCAAGCAGGGCGCGACCGGGGGCGTGATGCGGATCAACCTGAACTGGTCCGGTGCCACCGACAGCCGACGCGGGTTCGGCAAACGCAAGCGCGGTCTCGATTTGGACCTGTGCTGTTTCTGGGAGCTGACCGACGGAACCAAGGGCGCCATCGGCCCACTCGACGGGTTCGGCTCGTTGCAGCAGCCGCCCTTCATCCAACTCGACAAGGACGATCGGACCGGCGCCGTCGCGGCAGGCGAGAACCTCGACATCAACCTGGACCACACCGCGCGGTTCCGCCGGATTCTGGTGTTCGCCTCGCTGTACGAAGGCACCGACGATTTCCGTGGCGTGCACGCTACGGCCACGCTGTACCCGATCGGCTCGCCGCCGATCGAGATGTCGGTGAGCGGGTGCACCGACAATTCGCGGGAGATGGTGCTCGCGTTGATCGAAAACGTCAACGGGGAGTTCGTGGTTCACCGTCAAGGGGTGTTCATCCGGCCGCCTGCCCGGCGCCCGCTGTGGGGGAAGATGGAAGTCGACAAGGCCTACCGCTGGGGCCTCGAGTGGGGACGTAGCGCGGGGAAGTAG
- a CDS encoding TetR/AcrR family transcriptional regulator, which translates to MANFGPGRPRVEQRRRRGQTPRAEILDAAGELFTTNGYANTSTRVVADAVGIRQASLYHHFAAKDDILDALLVETIAAPLELAERLRDVREPTPARLYALAWFDVRQLCAARWNLGALYLLPELRTERFAAFRLRRDELRGHYETLAAAVLAEAGGAGIVGAAALPFRLVEMVINMRSDEGSAPVFAERTIPEAALRVLGWPGDLDALRGRAQLLLAQLEPA; encoded by the coding sequence GTGGCAAACTTCGGCCCCGGCCGTCCTCGAGTGGAGCAACGACGCCGTCGCGGCCAGACGCCGCGCGCCGAGATCCTGGACGCTGCCGGGGAGCTGTTCACCACCAATGGTTATGCGAACACCTCCACCCGTGTGGTCGCCGACGCGGTCGGCATCCGTCAGGCATCGCTCTATCACCACTTCGCCGCCAAGGATGACATCCTCGATGCGCTGCTTGTCGAAACCATAGCTGCCCCATTGGAACTCGCGGAGCGATTGCGCGATGTGCGGGAACCGACGCCCGCGCGGCTGTATGCGCTGGCCTGGTTCGATGTGCGCCAACTCTGCGCGGCCCGGTGGAATCTGGGTGCGCTGTATCTGCTTCCGGAACTGCGCACCGAGCGGTTCGCCGCGTTCCGGCTGCGGCGCGACGAACTGCGTGGGCACTACGAGACGTTGGCGGCGGCGGTGCTGGCCGAAGCCGGCGGCGCGGGCATCGTCGGCGCGGCGGCGCTGCCGTTCCGGCTGGTCGAGATGGTGATCAACATGCGTTCGGACGAGGGCAGCGCGCCGGTCTTCGCGGAGCGGACGATCCCCGAGGCGGCGCTGCGGGTCCTCGGCTGGCCCGGCGACCTGGACGCGCTTCGTGGCCGGGCGCAGTTGCTGCTGGCCCAGCTCGAACCGGCCTGA
- a CDS encoding amino acid permease: MATTFVPAPPPDTSRDGADLARFGYQPVLRRKLGRYASFAAGFSFVSILTTIFQFFGFGYSFGGAAFFWTWPIVFAGQFLVALNFAELAARYPISGCIYQWSRRLGGELVGWFAGWMMVIAQIVTAAAAAIALQVVLPSIWPGFQLVGDDTALTSSSGATNAVLLGSILLVITTVVNVLGIALMSRINSIGVTVEIVGVLAIIALFFTHTERGPGVVLDTDQAVPGAYWAAFLVSGLMAAYVMVGFDSAGELSEETKNPRRVAPRTILTALAVSALGGGLLLLGALMAAPSLSDGSLATDGLAYVLTSKLDSPAGKVLLGCVAVAVTVCTLAIQTAGSRLMFSMARDGKLPFAHSLAAVHPRFGTPVLPAVVIGLLGIGLLVLNLGNAAIFATLASVCIVTLYLAYLLVTVPLLIRRFKGMPADEASETGLFSLGRLGFPINVLAVLWGIAMAVNLAWPRAEVYTPNGGSWWMQWAAPLFVLLVVAVGAVVHRLVGGTRRAAETSDATTQSV; encoded by the coding sequence ATGGCCACAACGTTCGTCCCCGCCCCGCCGCCCGACACCAGCCGGGACGGCGCCGACCTCGCCCGATTCGGCTATCAGCCGGTCCTGCGCCGCAAACTCGGCCGCTACGCCTCGTTCGCGGCCGGCTTCTCGTTCGTCTCCATCCTCACCACGATCTTCCAATTCTTCGGCTTCGGCTATTCGTTCGGCGGCGCCGCCTTCTTCTGGACCTGGCCGATCGTGTTCGCCGGACAGTTCCTGGTCGCGCTGAACTTCGCCGAATTGGCCGCGCGCTACCCGATTTCGGGCTGCATCTATCAGTGGTCGCGCCGCCTCGGCGGCGAGCTCGTCGGCTGGTTCGCGGGCTGGATGATGGTCATCGCGCAGATCGTGACCGCCGCCGCGGCGGCGATCGCACTGCAGGTGGTGCTGCCGTCGATCTGGCCGGGGTTCCAGCTGGTCGGCGACGACACCGCGCTCACCTCGTCGTCCGGCGCGACGAACGCGGTGCTGCTCGGCAGCATCCTGCTGGTGATCACCACGGTCGTCAACGTGCTCGGCATCGCCCTGATGTCACGGATCAACTCGATCGGCGTCACCGTCGAGATCGTCGGTGTACTCGCGATCATCGCGCTGTTCTTCACGCACACCGAGCGCGGGCCCGGCGTGGTGCTGGACACCGATCAAGCGGTGCCGGGCGCGTACTGGGCCGCGTTCCTGGTATCCGGGCTGATGGCCGCCTACGTGATGGTCGGCTTCGATTCCGCCGGTGAACTTTCCGAGGAAACGAAGAATCCGCGCCGGGTGGCGCCGCGCACCATCCTGACCGCGCTGGCGGTCTCCGCGCTCGGTGGCGGACTGCTGCTCCTCGGTGCGCTGATGGCCGCACCGAGCCTGTCCGACGGATCACTGGCCACGGACGGTTTGGCCTACGTGCTCACCTCGAAACTGGACAGCCCGGCGGGCAAGGTGCTGCTCGGCTGCGTTGCGGTGGCGGTCACGGTGTGCACCTTGGCAATTCAGACCGCGGGCTCGCGGCTGATGTTCTCTATGGCACGCGACGGGAAGCTGCCGTTCGCTCACAGTCTGGCCGCGGTACATCCGCGCTTCGGTACGCCGGTGCTGCCTGCGGTCGTCATCGGCCTGCTCGGCATCGGCCTGCTGGTACTGAATCTCGGGAATGCCGCGATCTTCGCGACGCTGGCCAGTGTGTGCATCGTGACGCTGTACCTGGCTTACCTGTTGGTCACGGTGCCGCTGCTGATTCGCCGGTTCAAGGGCATGCCCGCCGACGAAGCCAGCGAGACCGGCCTGTTCAGTCTGGGCCGCTTGGGATTCCCGATCAACGTGCTCGCGGTGCTGTGGGGCATCGCGATGGCGGTGAACCTGGCTTGGCCGCGTGCCGAGGTGTACACGCCGAACGGCGGCAGCTGGTGGATGCAGTGGGCCGCGCCGCTGTTCGTGCTGCTGGTGGTTGCCGTCGGAGCGGTCGTACACCGGTTGGTCGGCGGTACGCGGCGTGCCGCCGAAACCTCGGACGCCACAACACAATCCGTCTGA